The proteins below are encoded in one region of Gammaproteobacteria bacterium:
- the yfhL gene encoding putative 4Fe-4S cluster-containing protein YfhL (Evidence 3 : Putative function from multiple computational evidences), producing MALFITDECINCDVCEPECPNGAISQGDETYQIDPNLCTECVGHFDQSQCVEVCPVDCITKDPNHPETQKELMNKYERISAAE from the coding sequence ATGGCTTTATTTATTACTGATGAATGTATCAACTGCGATGTTTGTGAGCCTGAGTGCCCTAATGGCGCGATCTCGCAAGGTGATGAGACCTATCAGATCGATCCCAATCTTTGCACCGAGTGCGTGGGTCATTTTGATCAGTCGCAGTGTGTCGAAGTCTGCCCGGTGGATTGCATCACCAAAGACCCTAATCACCCGGAGACGCAAAAGGAACTCATGAATAAATACGAGCGTATTTCCGCAGCGGAATAA
- a CDS encoding hypothetical protein (Evidence 5 : Unknown function) — protein sequence MTDFTSVHPRFISPENSRFTAVLGHRLACAKSSLGGLYRSTRITSGPTARSNFTLTTARRVLRDLPGLLNTTPTLAMTSDYREFNGETTDHTAVAPSAPFHYATGLRGRPPSLESFDVNTPLKYRCLKWWDDPTRSSHK from the coding sequence GTGACTGATTTTACCTCGGTCCATCCTCGGTTCATCAGTCCAGAGAATTCGCGATTCACAGCGGTCCTCGGTCATCGACTAGCTTGTGCTAAATCGAGCCTCGGTGGCTTGTACCGCTCCACGCGCATAACGTCCGGGCCTACCGCCCGTAGCAACTTTACGTTGACAACCGCCCGGCGGGTTTTACGTGATCTTCCGGGTCTTCTTAACACAACCCCTACCCTAGCCATGACCTCAGACTATCGCGAATTCAACGGCGAAACCACCGATCACACTGCCGTGGCTCCCTCTGCTCCGTTTCACTACGCAACCGGGCTGCGGGGTCGTCCTCCATCCTTGGAGTCCTTCGATGTCAACACACCGTTAAAATATCGATGTCTAAAATGGTGGGACGACCCAACCAGGTCGTCCCACAAGTAA
- a CDS encoding conserved hypothetical protein (Evidence 4 : Unknown function but conserved in other organisms) — MNREFSGLMNRGWTEVKSVTAKLQLACTLPNFAISAPVRCLQQQRGKIIVSGEVVLVSSVLGPLGALGALAGIAAATVAANAVNTFLERRRTEAARSAAMEQEHLAVWLDFQADQAQRMSIAQENMTVFRNQLSALRLADPETAVQADNKMPTRGFLVAEADTGLNILGEWFASLPAVLRADADFPAAILEAQWRRLQTQATRGVPPSAATVAAFRTALEQTLVTHLERLDRERTLHATRLTRARDLLEQTLRCQHALVASGDEETLISQLTSLHDDLLTHLATGEIMAGRLETLEHQGALLSVAVDTVLERAALRATLRDRIAIHLGELGYTRTMNEENGGQWRIPSGEQVRLKIQRDHRLAFQVIHERPSGISGSLNTIEQIRLRTQEARWCADAKELLRRLIRDGFAYSLQFERALPLDSIPVVVMESADELADEEEECVRYSKSLYG; from the coding sequence GTGAATCGCGAATTCTCTGGACTGATGAACCGAGGATGGACCGAGGTAAAATCAGTCACGGCGAAACTCCAACTGGCCTGTACATTACCCAATTTTGCAATCAGCGCACCGGTGCGATGTCTTCAGCAGCAGCGAGGAAAAATTATCGTGAGTGGTGAGGTTGTTTTAGTATCCTCGGTCCTTGGCCCGTTGGGTGCTTTAGGCGCGTTGGCGGGAATAGCTGCAGCGACGGTAGCAGCCAACGCGGTGAACACCTTCCTTGAGCGTCGCCGCACCGAGGCAGCGCGTAGCGCCGCAATGGAACAGGAGCATCTTGCCGTTTGGCTTGACTTTCAAGCTGATCAGGCGCAGCGCATGTCCATCGCCCAAGAAAACATGACGGTGTTTCGGAATCAACTTTCGGCTTTGCGTCTAGCTGACCCTGAAACCGCTGTCCAAGCCGATAATAAGATGCCGACGCGAGGATTTCTCGTGGCGGAAGCAGATACCGGTTTGAACATTCTTGGAGAATGGTTTGCATCCCTGCCTGCGGTACTACGTGCTGATGCAGATTTTCCTGCGGCGATCCTGGAAGCTCAATGGCGACGACTTCAAACCCAAGCGACGAGAGGAGTTCCACCGTCGGCAGCCACGGTCGCGGCCTTTCGGACCGCTTTGGAGCAAACCCTCGTCACTCATCTGGAGCGTCTCGATCGGGAGCGTACCCTGCACGCCACGCGCCTGACGCGCGCCAGGGATTTGTTGGAACAAACATTACGCTGTCAACACGCCCTAGTTGCGAGTGGCGATGAAGAAACTTTAATCTCTCAATTGACATCCTTGCATGACGATCTACTTACCCACCTTGCCACCGGGGAGATCATGGCAGGGCGGCTGGAAACCCTAGAGCATCAAGGAGCATTATTAAGTGTCGCAGTTGATACAGTCCTAGAGCGCGCTGCACTGCGTGCCACGCTTCGTGACCGGATAGCGATCCATTTGGGTGAATTAGGTTATACCAGGACGATGAATGAGGAAAATGGTGGACAATGGCGCATCCCTAGCGGAGAACAGGTGCGTTTGAAAATTCAACGCGACCATCGTCTCGCCTTTCAGGTCATCCATGAGCGTCCGTCGGGTATCAGTGGTTCCCTCAATACCATTGAGCAAATCCGACTCCGCACCCAGGAAGCCCGTTGGTGCGCCGATGCCAAGGAATTGCTGCGCCGTCTCATCCGCGACGGTTTCGCCTATTCACTGCAATTTGAACGTGCGCTGCCGTTGGACTCGATACCCGTGGTGGTTATGGAATCTGCCGATGAATTGGCGGACGAGGAAGAAGAATGCGTACGTTATAGTAAATCACTCTACGGCTAA
- a CDS encoding putative DUF4124 domain-containing protein (Evidence 3 : Putative function from multiple computational evidences), translated as MKKLFANLSICGAFFFGLQSTLAIAETNTYKWIDEKGVVHYGDRVPPEYSQQRREELNKHGMTVSVTNAPKTREQLAEDARKARIEAEERRKQEEQMTRDRVLLTSYSSDKDMETVYTGKIDAIAGIIRLTETNINLTRQSLKNDEAEVAENELSGKAISGDLRKRIASERSLIAKNQAYIDTKRKEQADLHAQFEIDLKRYRELKKLPETEENHPVKDTFVTVKENITDKSSTKNKKLVTVECSDTPSCVKAWSMAKLYIQAKANTRLQETTDIRLLTSEPTRPNAIGLSVTRIPNQKGELLQMEVLCHNSPDGEKYCLTPQVQAIRDGFKSYVEGN; from the coding sequence ATGAAAAAGCTATTCGCTAATTTATCAATATGCGGAGCATTTTTTTTCGGATTACAGTCAACATTAGCAATCGCTGAAACCAACACTTACAAGTGGATCGACGAAAAAGGCGTTGTCCATTATGGTGACCGGGTTCCGCCAGAATATTCTCAACAGCGCCGCGAGGAGCTCAATAAACACGGAATGACGGTAAGTGTAACTAATGCTCCAAAAACCAGGGAGCAATTAGCCGAGGATGCGCGCAAGGCGCGTATTGAAGCCGAGGAGCGTCGTAAGCAAGAAGAGCAAATGACTCGGGACCGCGTATTATTGACTTCTTATTCCAGCGATAAAGACATGGAAACAGTGTATACAGGAAAGATTGACGCCATTGCAGGAATTATTCGACTTACCGAAACCAATATCAACCTCACACGGCAATCACTAAAAAATGACGAAGCTGAAGTAGCGGAAAATGAGTTAAGTGGTAAAGCGATTTCAGGTGACCTGCGTAAAAGAATTGCTTCAGAGCGGAGCCTGATCGCAAAGAATCAGGCTTATATCGATACCAAGCGTAAAGAACAAGCGGATTTACATGCGCAATTTGAGATTGATCTTAAACGATATCGTGAATTAAAAAAATTACCAGAAACGGAAGAAAATCATCCAGTGAAAGATACGTTCGTAACCGTCAAGGAAAATATAACTGATAAATCATCCACCAAGAACAAAAAATTGGTCACCGTGGAATGCAGTGATACTCCAAGTTGCGTAAAAGCATGGTCCATGGCGAAACTCTATATCCAGGCAAAGGCCAATACTCGTTTACAAGAAACCACCGATATCCGTTTGCTCACCAGCGAGCCAACTCGACCGAATGCTATTGGCCTATCTGTAACCCGAATTCCAAACCAAAAAGGCGAACTCCTGCAAATGGAGGTTCTCTGTCATAATTCACCCGATGGAGAAAAATATTGCCTTACCCCACAGGTGCAAGCAATACGCGACGGATTCAAAAGCTATGTAGAAGGGAATTAA
- the hemN gene encoding coproporphyrinogen III dehydrogenase — MGDSVDQSLIFDSELIRRYDRSGPRYTSYPTAVQFHENFGVERYREVARSTNESQRPLSLYFHLPFCDTVCFYCACNKVVTKDRSRSGPYLERLHREIALQGELFDHERTVDQLHWGGGTPTFLSHEEMRALMAQTKRFFTLREEGGEYSVEIDPREARHDTISLLRELGFNRMSLGVQDFDPRVQRAVNRLQTEKETSIVLEAARTAGFASISADLIYGLPLQNVESFAKTLEKILALRPDRLSVFNYAHLPELFMPQRRINAADLPTPAEKLAILSYTIERLTSAGYIYIGMDHFAMPEDELARAQREGSLYRNFQGYSTHADADLIGLGATSIGKVGTTYSQNLKDLESYYARLDRNELAIFRGVELDADDLARRDAITDLICHFRLDYAKMARNHGIHCSDYFAGEISELAAMEADGLLSLSADGIIIQPRGKLLIRNICMVFDRYLRHQAQRRFSRVI; from the coding sequence ATGGGTGACTCAGTGGATCAAAGTCTAATTTTCGATTCTGAACTTATTCGCCGTTATGACCGTTCCGGGCCGCGTTATACTTCATATCCCACAGCGGTACAATTTCACGAAAATTTTGGCGTAGAACGTTATCGAGAAGTAGCACGCTCGACTAATGAAAGCCAGCGCCCTTTATCATTATATTTTCATCTCCCCTTCTGTGACACGGTATGTTTTTATTGTGCTTGCAACAAGGTGGTAACCAAAGATCGCAGTCGAAGTGGACCTTATTTAGAGCGATTGCACCGCGAAATTGCACTCCAGGGAGAATTATTTGACCATGAGCGCACGGTAGATCAACTCCATTGGGGCGGCGGTACACCGACTTTTCTTTCTCATGAGGAAATGCGCGCCTTGATGGCGCAAACCAAACGCTTTTTTACTCTCCGAGAGGAGGGCGGCGAGTATTCGGTAGAAATTGATCCCCGTGAGGCACGGCACGATACTATTTCATTATTACGCGAACTGGGTTTCAACCGCATGAGTCTTGGCGTTCAAGATTTTGACCCACGAGTACAACGCGCGGTGAATCGACTCCAGACCGAAAAAGAAACCAGCATTGTGCTTGAGGCGGCACGCACGGCTGGCTTTGCTTCCATCAGCGCGGATTTAATCTATGGCTTACCCTTGCAGAATGTGGAAAGCTTCGCCAAAACCTTGGAAAAAATTCTGGCCTTGCGTCCAGATCGATTGTCGGTATTCAATTACGCGCATTTACCCGAATTATTCATGCCTCAACGGCGGATAAACGCTGCTGATTTACCAACTCCAGCGGAAAAGCTCGCCATTCTTAGTTATACCATCGAGCGCCTTACTTCCGCTGGTTATATTTATATTGGCATGGACCATTTTGCAATGCCAGAAGATGAGTTGGCTCGCGCCCAGCGTGAGGGAAGTTTGTATCGTAATTTTCAAGGATATTCTACTCACGCCGATGCCGACCTCATCGGGCTTGGTGCTACCTCAATTGGAAAGGTAGGCACGACCTATAGCCAAAATCTCAAAGATCTAGAATCCTATTACGCGCGGCTAGATAGGAATGAACTGGCGATTTTTCGCGGCGTAGAACTCGACGCTGATGATTTGGCCCGCCGTGACGCTATTACCGATTTAATTTGTCATTTTCGATTGGATTACGCAAAAATGGCGCGTAATCACGGAATTCATTGTAGTGATTACTTTGCTGGAGAAATTTCCGAACTCGCGGCAATGGAAGCCGATGGCCTGCTTTCTTTATCTGCCGACGGCATTATTATTCAGCCACGAGGCAAGCTCCTCATTCGCAATATCTGCATGGTCTTTGACCGTTATTTACGTCATCAGGCGCAACGCCGATTTTCTCGGGTAATCTGA
- the tmk gene encoding Thymidylate kinase — MAGKLITVEGIEGCGKTTILTHLHQRFTAAQHPVLVTREPGGTALGEEIRSLLLAQRQEGMALDAELLLVFAARAAHLAGVIRPALMAGKSVLCDRFTDATYAYQGGGRGIPDERIVILESWVQDTLRPDYTLLLDVPVEIGLARIKHRATLDRFEQEKIDFHQRVRMTYLARAASSPQRFRVVDASQPLSVVTMDVDRICEECWRNNFEN, encoded by the coding sequence ATGGCAGGCAAATTAATCACTGTTGAAGGTATTGAAGGATGTGGAAAAACTACGATTCTTACTCACCTTCACCAACGATTTACAGCAGCGCAACATCCAGTTTTAGTTACTCGTGAGCCTGGAGGCACTGCGCTAGGCGAGGAAATACGGAGTCTACTCTTGGCTCAACGTCAGGAAGGCATGGCGCTCGATGCCGAGTTATTGCTGGTATTTGCTGCGCGTGCTGCGCATCTTGCGGGAGTAATACGTCCGGCCTTGATGGCCGGCAAATCAGTTTTGTGTGATCGTTTTACCGATGCCACTTATGCTTATCAAGGTGGAGGGCGGGGAATACCTGATGAACGAATTGTAATCCTGGAATCCTGGGTTCAGGATACCTTGCGCCCGGATTACACTTTACTGCTTGATGTTCCCGTTGAAATAGGGCTTGCCAGAATTAAACACCGTGCGACCCTGGATCGATTTGAACAAGAAAAAATTGACTTTCATCAACGAGTAAGGATGACTTATTTGGCTCGGGCTGCTTCATCACCTCAACGCTTTCGAGTAGTAGACGCTTCCCAGCCCCTGTCCGTAGTAACAATGGACGTTGATCGAATTTGTGAGGAATGCTGGCGGAATAATTTTGAAAATTAA
- a CDS encoding Fimh-like protein, translated as MKNRRIIPLFAMVYAASSAAQTCFPESYSTTPTSRFTDNGNGTVSDTQTGLMWKRCTEGMTWSVTTCIGDELTFTWQDALKQAVTVNETSYAGYTDWRVPNIKELLSIVDRRCAGPAINTTVFPAASSSYLWTSSPAKTTSYNSWIVSFDAGTLDANQPRSLKYAIRLVRTAQ; from the coding sequence ATGAAAAACCGCCGTATCATTCCGCTCTTCGCCATGGTTTATGCAGCGTCAAGCGCCGCCCAAACCTGCTTTCCCGAAAGTTATAGCACGACCCCGACCAGCCGTTTTACCGATAACGGTAACGGTACAGTGAGTGATACTCAGACGGGCCTAATGTGGAAACGTTGCACAGAGGGAATGACTTGGAGTGTCACAACCTGCATTGGCGATGAACTCACTTTCACCTGGCAGGATGCCTTAAAGCAAGCAGTTACCGTTAACGAAACGAGTTACGCCGGATACACGGATTGGCGAGTACCAAATATCAAGGAATTGCTTTCGATTGTTGATCGCCGATGTGCAGGGCCAGCGATTAACACGACTGTCTTCCCAGCCGCATCTTCGTCATATTTATGGACCAGTTCTCCGGCGAAAACTACTTCCTACAACTCGTGGATCGTCAGTTTTGACGCAGGAACTCTTGACGCGAACCAACCGCGATCCCTGAAATACGCGATTCGATTGGTGCGCACAGCGCAGTGA
- a CDS encoding hypothetical protein (Evidence 5 : Unknown function), translating to MTSPSLAFFHRSSLIATIFFTFTFMVHASSRYIDNLDGTITDANTGLEWMRCAVGQTWTGAACSGNPVTYTYNQAITVKSTLAGHNDWRLPTIRELLTITDMTRHSPAIDAATFPNTPLDWFWSVSPVAGYSSLAWSVYFDSGDDTWGNRQSSRVLRLVRAGLMNASLLNNARSNTDYFDNQDGTVKHIPTCLEWKRCPEEQSWNGTTCTGTLTNYKWDTASALTRNFAGHNDWHLPTLDELRSLVDYTIPYPGPTINQLFFPVTPATNFWSKSPMSDNSASAWSIDFINGDDNWGDKSHESAVRLMRTGSCPWNLLIEKMGTGNGTVTSNPVGINCGSDCAETYNHSTTVTLTATPASGSLFTGWSGDPVGCTETAPCVVTMNAAKTVKTTFDLIKYSLIITKSGNGTVTSSPAGINCGTDCSENYLPGTSVTLTATPTGAAVFTKWTGACSGTSTSCVVTMNTAKTAAAVFTTPLMVPVISAVAGNARVTLKWSAITGATSYKIFQGTTAGGESATPVKTGVTGTSVAITNLIRGTKYFFKMAAVNAGGTGPLSNEVSVIPPLPPTAPRINSAVPDDAKVTLKWSAVTGATSYNIHQGTTTGGESATPVKTGVTGTNVTITGLSNRERYFFHIKAVNVGGISPPSNEVAATPSPRSSKPDFIITKLSISSIPAANKDFELTVTVKNQGMVGGRAGYLDIWANDDGITTKSCNADGDAWVDVVGSLAAGASRNVTLISPAGVGGLKTLRVFIDSFCETFETNELNNQFTKSYTVAPEAPIFSVVQAGNLQIRLKWSAVIGATGYKIYQGTTTEGEDITTPVIETNDTSATITKNITNGIKYFFKMTAVNGDAASPFSDEISVTPMEQPPAVPVINNPPVIADKQVTLEWSAVAGATSYKIYQGAATGQEDTTKPITATGTSATITNLINDTQYFFKMTAVNEGGASALSNEVNATPTAPTKVPDAPTITVVVGNGQVTLNWSAVTGATSYKIYQGTVKGQEDTTNPVKTVTETNATITGLINDTEYFFKITAVNTMGESSLSNEVRITPTEPVTTLRINDTGITTCSTNAENGFPCPVTDYPGQDGDFGRDANFGSNNVNGRLGFNFTKLDENGNSLPATATSWSCVKDNVTGLIWEVKTDDGGLRDKDNTYSWYNPDPNTNAGHPGRQNLGTGFCQQDNSCDTYAFILKVNTQTLCGHNDWRMPSPDELISIVDMGATTAPLIDTNFFPNTPAESFWSSSVYPRALDVFGNYGAWAVQFDAGGPLVLYADTWPDLAGIPVRLVRRDQ from the coding sequence ATGACCTCCCCATCGCTCGCTTTTTTTCATCGCTCATCGTTGATAGCGACCATCTTTTTTACCTTTACTTTCATGGTTCATGCCAGTTCGCGTTACATCGACAATCTGGATGGTACCATCACCGATGCAAATACTGGCCTGGAGTGGATGCGATGCGCCGTAGGTCAAACCTGGACGGGTGCTGCCTGCTCGGGAAATCCCGTTACGTACACATATAATCAAGCCATCACTGTAAAAAGTACCCTTGCCGGTCACAATGACTGGCGGCTGCCCACCATCCGTGAATTGCTCACCATTACCGACATGACCCGCCATTCACCGGCAATTGATGCAGCCACTTTTCCGAATACTCCATTAGACTGGTTTTGGTCTGTTTCCCCGGTAGCTGGCTATTCAAGCCTCGCGTGGTCGGTTTATTTTGACTCCGGCGATGACACTTGGGGCAACCGACAATCTAGCCGCGTGCTGCGCCTGGTGCGCGCAGGTCTAATGAATGCGTCATTGCTGAATAACGCACGTTCTAACACCGATTATTTTGATAACCAGGATGGAACGGTCAAACACATTCCCACCTGTCTGGAATGGAAACGCTGCCCAGAGGAGCAGTCTTGGAATGGCACCACTTGCACGGGAACGCTAACCAATTACAAGTGGGACACGGCTTCCGCGCTGACCAGAAACTTCGCAGGCCATAATGACTGGCACCTTCCCACCCTGGATGAGCTACGCTCGCTAGTGGATTACACCATCCCGTATCCAGGTCCAACCATCAATCAGCTCTTTTTTCCGGTTACGCCCGCAACCAATTTTTGGTCAAAATCCCCGATGTCGGATAATTCCGCCAGCGCCTGGTCCATTGATTTTATCAATGGTGACGATAATTGGGGCGACAAGAGCCATGAAAGCGCGGTTCGGTTAATGCGCACGGGATCATGTCCCTGGAATTTACTCATTGAAAAAATGGGAACGGGCAACGGTACCGTGACCAGCAACCCTGTTGGCATTAATTGCGGGTCGGACTGTGCCGAGACATATAACCACTCAACGACGGTTACTCTGACCGCCACTCCTGCTTCTGGTTCTCTCTTCACGGGTTGGAGCGGTGACCCGGTCGGTTGCACGGAAACCGCGCCTTGCGTCGTCACCATGAATGCCGCCAAAACGGTGAAGACCACCTTTGATTTAATCAAATATTCATTGATTATCACCAAATCCGGTAATGGCACGGTCACCAGCAGTCCGGCGGGGATTAATTGCGGGACCGATTGCTCCGAGAATTATCTACCAGGTACCAGTGTCACGCTGACCGCCACGCCAACCGGAGCAGCGGTATTCACAAAATGGACGGGTGCTTGCTCTGGGACCAGCACCTCCTGTGTGGTGACAATGAACACCGCCAAAACAGCAGCCGCTGTCTTCACAACCCCATTAATGGTACCGGTGATTAGCGCCGTGGCTGGCAACGCGCGGGTCACGCTGAAATGGTCGGCGATAACCGGTGCCACCAGCTACAAGATTTTTCAGGGAACCACCGCTGGCGGCGAATCCGCGACTCCCGTCAAGACTGGCGTCACCGGAACCAGCGTGGCAATTACCAACCTGATCAGGGGCACCAAGTATTTTTTCAAAATGGCAGCGGTCAACGCCGGAGGCACTGGCCCATTATCAAACGAAGTTAGCGTCATACCGCCACTCCCGCCAACTGCGCCGCGAATTAACAGCGCCGTTCCCGATGATGCCAAAGTCACACTGAAATGGTCGGCGGTAACCGGTGCCACCAGTTATAACATCCACCAGGGAACCACTACCGGCGGCGAATCTGCGACTCCCGTCAAGACCGGAGTCACCGGCACAAATGTAACCATTACTGGCCTTTCCAATCGTGAACGCTATTTCTTTCACATAAAAGCGGTCAACGTCGGAGGCATCAGTCCGCCCTCGAACGAAGTCGCCGCCACGCCTTCGCCGCGCTCATCGAAACCCGATTTCATAATTACCAAGCTCTCCATCAGCTCCATTCCTGCGGCTAACAAAGATTTTGAGCTTACCGTGACTGTCAAAAATCAAGGCATGGTGGGCGGACGGGCAGGCTACTTGGACATTTGGGCCAACGATGACGGCATAACGACTAAATCCTGCAACGCAGATGGTGACGCTTGGGTCGATGTTGTGGGTTCTTTAGCAGCGGGCGCGAGCCGAAATGTCACACTCATATCGCCAGCGGGGGTTGGGGGGCTAAAAACTTTGCGGGTTTTTATTGATAGCTTTTGTGAAACATTCGAGACCAATGAGTTGAACAATCAATTCACCAAAAGTTATACCGTTGCTCCAGAGGCACCCATCTTCAGTGTTGTACAGGCGGGCAACCTCCAGATCAGGTTGAAGTGGTCGGCGGTGATTGGTGCAACCGGTTACAAGATTTACCAGGGAACTACCACAGAAGGCGAGGACATAACAACCCCGGTGATTGAAACCAACGACACCAGCGCAACCATTACTAAAAATATAACCAATGGCATCAAGTATTTTTTCAAGATGACTGCGGTCAATGGCGACGCTGCCAGCCCATTCTCGGATGAAATTAGCGTCACTCCGATGGAGCAGCCTCCTGCGGTACCTGTGATCAATAACCCACCAGTCATTGCCGACAAACAAGTTACGCTGGAATGGTCCGCAGTAGCCGGTGCTACCAGCTACAAGATTTACCAGGGAGCCGCGACAGGCCAGGAAGACACCACGAAGCCGATCACTGCAACTGGAACCAGCGCGACCATCACCAACCTAATCAACGACACACAGTATTTCTTCAAGATGACTGCGGTCAACGAAGGTGGTGCCAGCGCGCTCTCGAATGAAGTGAACGCCACACCAACGGCACCTACCAAGGTTCCGGATGCGCCCACCATCACCGTCGTAGTGGGTAATGGCCAGGTCACGTTGAATTGGTCAGCGGTGACAGGAGCCACCAGTTACAAAATTTATCAGGGAACCGTGAAAGGTCAGGAAGACACCACAAATCCGGTCAAAACTGTAACCGAAACCAACGCGACCATCACCGGCCTGATCAACGACACTGAGTATTTCTTCAAGATAACCGCAGTGAACACGATGGGCGAAAGTTCGTTGTCAAACGAGGTACGCATCACGCCAACAGAGCCAGTTACGACACTCCGCATAAACGATACCGGCATTACCACTTGTTCGACAAATGCCGAAAATGGCTTCCCTTGTCCGGTTACTGACTACCCTGGGCAGGATGGCGACTTTGGGCGAGATGCCAATTTTGGGAGCAACAACGTGAATGGTCGCCTTGGCTTTAATTTCACCAAGTTGGACGAAAATGGCAATTCATTACCTGCTACCGCCACAAGCTGGAGTTGTGTCAAGGACAACGTCACCGGCCTGATTTGGGAGGTCAAGACCGACGACGGTGGCTTACGCGACAAAGATAACACCTATTCTTGGTATAACCCCGACCCTAATACCAACGCCGGGCATCCGGGCCGACAAAATTTGGGCACAGGCTTCTGCCAACAAGATAATAGTTGTGATACCTACGCATTTATTCTTAAAGTGAATACACAGACACTATGTGGCCATAACGATTGGCGCATGCCGAGTCCCGATGAATTGATTAGCATTGTTGACATGGGAGCCACAACAGCTCCCCTGATAGATACAAACTTTTTCCCAAATACACCGGCTGAATCCTTTTGGTCAAGCTCTGTTTACCCCAGAGCTTTAGATGTCTTTGGTAATTATGGAGCGTGGGCTGTCCAATTTGATGCGGGAGGCCCTTTAGTGTTGTACGCAGATACGTGGCCTGATCTTGCAGGTATACCGGTTCGATTGGTACGTAGGGATCAGTAA